The following proteins are co-located in the Myroides profundi genome:
- a CDS encoding HPP family protein produces the protein MKRYIAKFKTTETSPQSATSKHSIYSGIGGMLAIGVIAFMTKELEMPLIMAPFGATCVLAFGVPDSPLAQPRNIIGGHLLASIVGLLCLTFLGTEWYSLAIGVGAAIGLMLVTKTTHPPAGADPLVIILGGASWSFIVNPVLAGSVIITVIALLFNNISKLRKYPKYWW, from the coding sequence ATGAAACGATATATAGCAAAATTTAAAACAACAGAGACTAGCCCACAATCAGCTACTTCTAAGCATTCTATATACTCAGGGATAGGAGGTATGTTAGCGATAGGTGTGATAGCCTTTATGACTAAAGAATTAGAAATGCCTTTAATCATGGCTCCCTTTGGAGCGACTTGTGTATTGGCATTTGGAGTACCTGATAGTCCTTTGGCTCAACCTCGTAATATCATAGGAGGTCATCTATTAGCGAGTATAGTAGGACTGCTATGTCTTACTTTTTTAGGGACAGAGTGGTATTCTCTAGCAATAGGAGTAGGTGCAGCGATAGGCTTAATGCTAGTGACTAAGACTACACATCCACCAGCAGGTGCAGATCCTCTAGTCATTATACTAGGAGGAGCGAGTTGGTCTTTTATTGTTAATCCTGTTTTGGCAGGATCTGTTATTATTACAGTAATAGCCTTGTTATTTAACAATATAAGCAAGCTGAGGAAGTACCCTAAGTATTGGTGGTAA
- a CDS encoding TetR/AcrR family transcriptional regulator, producing the protein MKNNSPKERVLEAATLLFHQYGYNSTGINAVIEEAKVAKSSFYDHYKTKDDLAVAYLKARHDYWFMGLTAGVEKMRTVKERIIAAFTYIIEMNEKEGYRGCAFLNMLSELPEHKGKIYNVIHQHKTELQAYFKALVTDENRAFMLYMLFEAGLTESQVYQNSAYVKKTIELLKQDLI; encoded by the coding sequence ATGAAAAATAATTCACCTAAGGAGAGAGTATTAGAGGCTGCTACTTTACTCTTTCATCAATATGGATATAATAGCACAGGGATCAATGCTGTGATAGAAGAAGCTAAGGTGGCTAAATCTAGCTTTTATGACCATTATAAAACAAAAGATGATCTAGCTGTAGCGTATCTAAAAGCTAGACATGACTATTGGTTTATGGGATTGACAGCAGGTGTAGAAAAGATGCGTACAGTTAAGGAACGTATCATAGCAGCGTTTACCTATATTATAGAGATGAATGAGAAGGAGGGATATAGGGGCTGTGCATTTCTTAATATGTTGTCAGAGCTACCTGAGCATAAAGGGAAAATTTATAATGTCATCCACCAGCATAAGACAGAATTACAAGCATATTTTAAGGCATTAGTGACAGATGAGAACAGAGCCTTTATGTTATATATGCTGTTTGAGGCTGGGCTGACGGAGAGTCAAGTCTATCAGAACTCGGCCTACGTAAAGAAAACAATAGAATTACTAAAACAAGATTTAATCTAA
- a CDS encoding DUF1778 domain-containing protein — METDIVLGGYQSLTDFILKVVKEKEEEHSKNNEVIIASKRDAEVFIDAIYTIQEPSIRLIMAFKEYNVIINKG; from the coding sequence GTGGAAACTGACATTGTACTTGGTGGATACCAAAGTTTAACAGATTTCATTCTCAAAGTTGTAAAAGAAAAAGAAGAGGAGCATAGTAAGAATAATGAGGTAATAATTGCTTCTAAACGAGATGCTGAAGTTTTTATTGACGCTATCTATACGATACAAGAACCTTCTATTCGATTAATAATGGCTTTTAAAGAGTATAATGTTATTATAAATAAAGGATAG
- a CDS encoding type II toxin-antitoxin system RelE/ParE family toxin — MYQLQLTSQFKKDFKKIKNNKKRLKKVLDLIDLLIEGGVGNVPIEMRPHKLIGNWNGRLECHLESDYLIIWFEEKNPNIIRLEHVGSHSELFEWFC; from the coding sequence ATGTATCAACTGCAACTTACATCTCAGTTTAAAAAAGATTTTAAGAAAATTAAGAACAATAAGAAACGCTTAAAGAAAGTGCTTGATCTTATTGACTTATTGATAGAAGGAGGTGTAGGTAATGTTCCAATTGAAATGAGACCACATAAATTAATTGGTAATTGGAATGGGCGCTTAGAATGTCACCTCGAATCAGATTATTTAATTATCTGGTTTGAAGAGAAAAACCCAAATATTATCAGATTAGAACATGTAGGGTCACATTCAGAATTATTTGAATGGTTCTGTTAA
- the ggt gene encoding gamma-glutamyltransferase: MKKVILSAFILCGSLLQVVAQNPQAYKNGVIVSAHPEASRVGVDILKKGGNAVDAAVAVELALAVVYPNAGNIGGGGFMVYRGKDGKIDALDYREKAPMQARENMYWGGDGEAITELSMRGALATGVPGTIAGMVQAHAKYGSLQWEELVQPAIDLAEKGFSITEKQAGEFTKQHGNFVKFSTQSTAITEKEQWSKGDVFIQKDLAETLKRVQKEGHKGFYEGKTAELIVGEMKRGNGMITLEDLKRYEAKWRTPIVGEYKGLKVISMPPPSSGGIALISLFQSIEKYPLAKWGFQSEKTIQVMVEAERRVYADRAEHLGDPDFYKVPVNQLVNKEYNLGRMESMSFDKATKSTDIKAGELGGYESDETTHYCVVDKWGNAVSATTTLNDSYGSKTIVGGAGFLLNNEMDDFSVKPGTPNMYGLVGGKANAIEPEKRMLSSMSPTILEKNGKLYMVVGTPGGSTIITSVFQTILNVTEFGMNMQEAVSAPRFHHQWLPDHIDYEPTAITAGVRKALTDKGYILKERKPYGRVEGILVNKNGTYQAGADTRGDDIAIGY, translated from the coding sequence ATGAAGAAAGTTATATTATCAGCCTTTATCTTATGTGGTAGCTTATTACAAGTAGTAGCTCAGAATCCACAGGCGTATAAGAATGGAGTGATTGTATCAGCACACCCAGAGGCAAGTAGAGTAGGAGTAGATATCCTAAAAAAAGGAGGTAATGCAGTAGATGCTGCTGTAGCAGTAGAGTTAGCATTAGCTGTGGTATATCCAAATGCTGGTAATATCGGAGGTGGAGGATTTATGGTGTATCGCGGTAAGGATGGAAAGATAGACGCATTAGACTATAGAGAAAAAGCTCCTATGCAAGCAAGAGAAAATATGTATTGGGGAGGAGATGGAGAAGCGATAACAGAATTGAGTATGAGAGGAGCCTTGGCAACAGGGGTACCAGGTACAATAGCAGGTATGGTACAAGCTCATGCTAAGTACGGTTCTCTACAATGGGAAGAATTGGTACAGCCAGCTATAGACTTAGCAGAGAAAGGATTCAGTATTACAGAAAAACAAGCAGGTGAGTTCACTAAACAACATGGTAACTTCGTGAAGTTTAGTACACAAAGTACAGCTATTACTGAAAAAGAACAGTGGTCAAAAGGAGATGTGTTTATTCAAAAAGATTTGGCTGAAACACTGAAACGTGTACAAAAAGAAGGACATAAAGGATTCTATGAAGGGAAGACGGCTGAGTTAATCGTAGGAGAGATGAAGAGGGGTAATGGAATGATAACTCTTGAAGATTTAAAACGCTATGAAGCAAAATGGAGAACGCCTATAGTAGGGGAGTATAAAGGATTAAAGGTAATCTCTATGCCACCTCCGAGTAGTGGAGGTATTGCCTTAATCTCTTTGTTCCAATCCATAGAGAAATACCCTTTAGCAAAGTGGGGATTTCAATCTGAAAAAACAATACAAGTAATGGTAGAAGCAGAACGCCGTGTATATGCAGATAGAGCTGAGCACTTAGGTGACCCTGATTTCTATAAAGTGCCTGTAAATCAGTTAGTCAATAAAGAATACAATCTAGGGCGTATGGAGTCTATGTCTTTTGATAAAGCAACGAAGAGTACTGATATTAAAGCAGGAGAGTTAGGTGGGTATGAGAGCGATGAGACAACGCACTACTGTGTAGTAGATAAATGGGGAAATGCCGTGTCTGCAACGACTACATTAAATGATTCTTATGGTTCTAAAACGATAGTAGGAGGAGCGGGATTCTTGTTGAATAATGAGATGGATGATTTCTCTGTGAAACCTGGCACACCTAATATGTATGGATTAGTAGGAGGAAAAGCGAATGCGATAGAACCAGAAAAGCGAATGTTAAGTTCAATGTCTCCAACAATTCTAGAGAAAAACGGTAAATTGTATATGGTAGTAGGTACACCAGGTGGATCGACAATTATCACTTCTGTGTTTCAAACGATTCTGAATGTAACTGAATTTGGGATGAATATGCAAGAGGCGGTATCAGCACCTCGTTTTCACCACCAATGGCTTCCTGATCATATCGATTATGAACCAACAGCGATTACGGCTGGAGTGCGAAAAGCGCTTACTGATAAAGGTTATATCCTAAAAGAACGCAAACCTTATGGACGTGTAGAGGGAATTTTAGTCAATAAAAATGGTACTTACCAAGCAGGAGCAGATACTCGTGGAGATGATATCGCTATAGGTTACTAG
- a CDS encoding DUF6348 family protein: MKLFNFQNNKKEKQDHLPTEEMLLMDELINQITTLDYAVLVDEATQIIIVDDQLLLEFRIIRNPDYAKELMHLMINTAHPTHFPDGIMESIAGIGETVQDRIASVVENYITSTFKPIAESLTDTHSPEYDFTSDEVLWHPALSDLRVQGSFNRELSGDELYLLLASKLESMLSRDQKFHWLKMYISKQQSGEIIGDCLLDNEPWDEGLDILGDYINTFPVESTFIGIKQFVVFRRCDKYD, from the coding sequence ATGAAACTATTTAATTTCCAGAACAATAAAAAAGAAAAACAAGATCATCTTCCTACTGAGGAGATGCTTTTAATGGATGAGTTAATTAATCAAATCACTACGTTAGACTATGCTGTATTAGTAGATGAAGCTACTCAGATTATCATCGTCGATGACCAATTACTACTAGAATTCAGAATCATCCGAAATCCTGATTATGCAAAAGAACTAATGCACCTCATGATTAATACTGCTCACCCTACTCATTTTCCTGACGGTATTATGGAAAGCATCGCTGGGATAGGCGAAACGGTACAAGATAGAATAGCATCTGTAGTAGAGAACTATATCACCTCTACCTTTAAACCCATAGCAGAGAGCCTTACAGATACCCATTCTCCAGAATATGATTTCACTAGTGATGAAGTACTATGGCATCCCGCATTAAGTGACTTACGTGTTCAGGGTTCTTTTAACAGAGAACTAAGTGGTGATGAATTATATTTACTATTAGCTTCTAAACTTGAGTCTATGTTATCTAGAGATCAAAAGTTCCATTGGCTAAAAATGTATATATCAAAACAACAGTCAGGAGAAATAATAGGTGACTGCCTCTTAGATAACGAACCTTGGGATGAAGGATTAGATATATTAGGTGACTATATCAATACATTCCCTGTAGAAAGTACATTTATAGGCATCAAACAATTTGTAGTGTTTAGACGATGTGATAAGTATGATTAG